In the Geobacter sp. FeAm09 genome, one interval contains:
- a CDS encoding transporter substrate-binding domain-containing protein — translation MPAPHRLGALFLMAAALAACLLSGAALAETLQANPHKVIIVGGDREYPPYEFIDKNGQPSGYNVELTRAIADVMGMKVEFRLGGWSEMRDALQTGRVDVLQGMSYSEERSREVDFSLPHTIVNHAVFARRESPMINSLDEIEGKEVAVHRGGIMHDYLVRKGFSGKLILTATPADALRLLAAGKTDYAIVAIVPGMYIIRELKLTNLIPVVRNVATHRYCYAVDRGNAELISRFNEGLAILRKTGQYQAIYEKWLGVLEPNRVEWATVTRYAAIVGIPLVLLLGGFALWSRTLHRQVALRTADLTREIAERRHAEEELRLNQQQLVQADKMAALGVLVSGVAHEINNPTGLILLEVPILRRFFKDASKVLERYYQENGNFTCGGLPYSRMREEMPRSLEKLQDAGKRIKRIVDDLKDFARRDDTAFNDTIDLNAVAQAAVRLVEPSIRKATSRFGARYAERLPAIRGNAQRIEQVLVNLIINACQALPDPGRGIELATLHDAARGMVMLRLHDEGSGISPENLPRLTDPFFTTKRDMGGTGLGLSVSAGIVKEHGGTLEFDSTPGSGTTVTLSLPEYRKEQTL, via the coding sequence ATGCCCGCCCCGCACCGGCTTGGCGCCCTGTTCCTCATGGCCGCAGCACTCGCCGCCTGCCTGCTTTCCGGCGCCGCCCTGGCCGAAACCCTCCAGGCCAACCCCCACAAGGTGATCATCGTCGGCGGGGACCGGGAGTACCCTCCCTACGAGTTCATCGACAAGAACGGCCAGCCCTCGGGCTACAACGTGGAGCTGACCCGCGCCATCGCCGACGTCATGGGGATGAAGGTCGAGTTCCGCCTCGGCGGCTGGTCGGAGATGCGCGACGCCCTCCAGACCGGCCGGGTGGACGTGCTCCAGGGGATGTCCTACTCGGAGGAGCGTTCCCGGGAGGTGGATTTCTCCCTCCCCCATACCATCGTGAACCACGCCGTATTCGCCCGCCGGGAATCCCCCATGATCAACTCCCTCGACGAGATCGAAGGGAAGGAGGTGGCGGTGCACCGGGGCGGCATCATGCATGACTACCTGGTGCGCAAGGGGTTCAGCGGCAAGCTGATCCTGACCGCCACGCCGGCCGACGCCCTGCGCCTTCTGGCCGCGGGCAAGACCGATTACGCCATCGTCGCCATCGTGCCGGGGATGTACATCATCCGCGAGCTGAAGTTGACCAACCTGATTCCGGTGGTCCGCAACGTGGCCACCCACCGTTACTGCTACGCCGTGGACCGGGGCAATGCGGAACTGATCTCCCGCTTCAACGAAGGGCTGGCCATCCTCAGGAAGACCGGGCAATACCAGGCAATCTATGAAAAGTGGCTCGGCGTGCTGGAACCCAACCGGGTGGAGTGGGCCACCGTCACCCGGTACGCCGCCATCGTGGGGATTCCGCTGGTGCTCCTCTTGGGCGGTTTCGCCCTCTGGTCCCGCACCCTGCACCGCCAGGTGGCCCTGCGCACCGCCGACCTGACCCGGGAGATCGCCGAGCGGCGCCATGCCGAGGAGGAGTTGCGTCTCAACCAGCAGCAACTGGTCCAGGCGGACAAGATGGCCGCCCTGGGGGTCCTGGTCTCCGGCGTGGCGCACGAGATCAACAACCCCACCGGCCTGATCCTGCTGGAGGTGCCGATCCTCCGGCGGTTTTTCAAGGACGCCTCCAAGGTGCTGGAACGGTACTACCAGGAGAACGGCAATTTCACCTGCGGCGGGCTCCCCTATTCGCGCATGCGGGAGGAGATGCCCCGCAGCCTGGAAAAGCTCCAGGACGCGGGCAAGCGCATCAAGCGGATCGTGGACGACCTGAAGGACTTTGCCCGGCGCGACGACACCGCCTTCAACGACACCATCGACCTCAACGCCGTGGCCCAGGCCGCCGTGCGGCTGGTGGAACCCTCCATCCGCAAGGCGACCAGCCGGTTCGGCGCCAGGTACGCCGAGAGGCTCCCCGCGATCCGGGGCAATGCCCAGCGCATCGAGCAGGTGCTGGTGAACCTGATCATCAACGCCTGCCAGGCGCTGCCGGACCCCGGGCGGGGCATCGAGCTCGCCACCCTCCATGACGCGGCCCGCGGCATGGTGATGCTCCGCCTGCATGACGAGGGGAGCGGGATCTCTCCCGAGAACCTGCCGCGCCTGACCGACCCGTTCTTCACCACCAAGCGGGACATGGGGGGGACCGGCCTCGGCCTCTCCGTATCGGCCGGGATCGTCAAGGAACACGGCGGCACCCTGGAGTTCGATTCGACCCCGGGCAGCGGAACTACCGTAACCCTCTCCCTGCCCGAGTACCGGAAGGAGCAAACCCTGTGA
- a CDS encoding PilZ domain-containing protein, with amino-acid sequence MREKRASRRIVFVANGALLYQNQRFPCHVENISPHGALVGLDEADCEAVRQGERCVLVLPLGGDAPPAQVPAQVIHNGFGLIGLRFAESDAALESVLAAIVERAAREETATGRDSSRLYARLGINTDRSRWR; translated from the coding sequence ATGCGTGAAAAGAGAGCGTCCCGCCGGATCGTTTTTGTGGCCAATGGGGCGCTTTTGTACCAAAACCAGCGTTTCCCCTGCCATGTGGAGAACATTTCCCCGCACGGGGCGCTGGTCGGGCTGGACGAGGCGGACTGCGAAGCGGTTCGCCAGGGGGAACGGTGCGTGCTGGTGCTGCCTCTCGGGGGCGACGCCCCCCCGGCCCAGGTGCCGGCCCAGGTCATTCACAACGGATTTGGCCTGATCGGCCTGCGGTTTGCCGAATCGGACGCCGCGCTGGAATCCGTCCTGGCGGCCATTGTGGAGCGGGCGGCCCGGGAAGAGACGGCGACCGGCCGGGATTCCTCCCGCCTGTACGCCCGCCTGGGGATCAACACGGACCGGAGCCGCTGGAGATAG
- a CDS encoding HD-GYP domain-containing protein: MSTWLLSRPGYLLSCVAVMGMSGGCYWGARALLLSREGLFIPPLVPMATPVLVMTALSLVKYGIEARKVQQRNRDLVQAQDTIIVSMSTLTEARDRESGQHILRTQRYVEVLARQLATLPGYAALDEADIELLAKSAPLHDIGKVGIPDHILCKPGALTAEEYDIMKTHTLIGAQALSKTMGGTEHPERLAFLNYALQMAESHHEKWDGSGYPRGLSGTDIPLAGRLMALADVYDALVSRRVYKRDFSHEEAQEWILARSGTHFDPEVVGAFMAQREGFMRIARELADEE, encoded by the coding sequence GTGAGCACCTGGCTGCTCAGCCGCCCCGGATACCTGCTGTCGTGTGTCGCCGTCATGGGGATGAGCGGCGGATGCTACTGGGGGGCGCGGGCGCTTCTGCTTTCCCGTGAGGGGCTGTTCATCCCGCCGCTCGTGCCCATGGCAACGCCGGTCCTCGTGATGACGGCCTTGAGCCTGGTGAAGTACGGGATCGAGGCCCGCAAGGTGCAGCAGCGCAACCGGGACCTGGTCCAGGCCCAGGATACGATCATCGTCAGCATGTCCACCCTCACCGAGGCCCGGGACAGGGAATCGGGGCAACACATCCTGCGGACGCAGCGCTACGTGGAGGTTCTTGCCCGACAGCTTGCCACGCTCCCCGGCTACGCCGCCCTGGATGAGGCGGATATCGAGCTCCTGGCGAAATCGGCGCCGCTCCACGATATCGGCAAGGTGGGCATCCCGGACCACATCCTGTGCAAGCCGGGGGCGCTGACCGCCGAAGAGTACGACATCATGAAGACCCACACGCTCATCGGCGCCCAGGCCCTCTCCAAGACCATGGGCGGGACCGAACACCCGGAGCGGCTGGCCTTCCTCAATTACGCGCTCCAGATGGCCGAATCCCACCACGAGAAATGGGACGGCAGCGGCTATCCCCGCGGCCTGAGCGGCACGGACATCCCCCTGGCCGGCCGGCTCATGGCCCTGGCGGACGTGTACGACGCCCTGGTCAGCAGGCGCGTCTACAAGCGGGACTTCTCCCACGAGGAGGCCCAGGAGTGGATTCTGGCACGGTCGGGCACACACTTCGACCCCGAGGTGGTCGGGGCGTTCATGGCCCAACGGGAGGGGTTCATGCGCATAGCCCGGGAACTGGCCGACGAGGAGTGA
- a CDS encoding CHASE2 domain-containing protein codes for MPAPAPSRATPQRLLPLWGGRPVLIAAGLALTLCAGLLLIFSPLFIQQTELRLYDLMLSGRAAPQKSGVPVIVGIDEESLKAYGQWPWPRYRLARLVERLEALGARVVVLDFLMPEPDRTSPDVIMAERRRDLGPAPTTPPAAVTDANSRRLAAALAGGPTILGYYLDLATGVRAGAGGAPRLPAGMVVAAMPGAGGEWPAPVGMIRGTGTLTAAVGAEGFTNAQHDLDGVLRRVPLLMRYEGAYYPSLAFGAVLLASPQRHLRLDRDGAETLLRWGDRRISLDRQGDALIDFRIRDSFPYFSARAILDDRPAAGSLRGKIVLIGAWAKGLGDTHQVPSGQELHGVEVHATIIDTLLSGTFISQPTWARGAGLFAVLLLGG; via the coding sequence ATGCCCGCTCCCGCCCCTTCCCGCGCCACCCCCCAACGCCTCCTGCCGCTCTGGGGCGGGCGTCCCGTGCTGATTGCCGCGGGCCTTGCCCTCACGCTCTGCGCCGGATTGCTTCTCATCTTTTCGCCGCTGTTCATCCAACAGACGGAACTTCGCCTCTACGACCTCATGCTTTCCGGCCGGGCCGCTCCCCAGAAGAGCGGCGTTCCGGTGATCGTGGGCATCGACGAGGAGAGCCTCAAAGCCTACGGGCAGTGGCCCTGGCCCCGTTACCGCCTGGCCCGTCTCGTGGAGCGGCTTGAGGCGCTGGGGGCGAGGGTGGTCGTGCTCGACTTCCTGATGCCGGAACCGGACCGCACCTCCCCCGATGTCATCATGGCGGAACGGCGGCGCGACCTGGGGCCGGCCCCCACCACACCTCCGGCCGCCGTCACGGATGCCAACTCCCGGCGCCTGGCCGCGGCCCTGGCGGGAGGGCCCACCATCCTCGGCTATTATCTGGACCTGGCCACGGGTGTGAGGGCCGGGGCCGGAGGCGCCCCCCGCCTGCCCGCCGGCATGGTCGTGGCGGCCATGCCGGGCGCCGGCGGGGAGTGGCCGGCGCCCGTCGGGATGATCCGGGGTACCGGGACGCTGACCGCCGCCGTCGGGGCCGAGGGGTTCACCAATGCCCAGCACGACCTGGACGGGGTCCTCAGGCGGGTCCCCCTGCTGATGCGTTACGAGGGGGCCTATTATCCCTCCCTGGCCTTTGGGGCCGTCCTGCTCGCTTCCCCGCAGCGACACCTCCGTCTTGACCGGGATGGGGCCGAGACCCTGCTCCGCTGGGGAGATCGCCGCATCTCCCTGGACCGCCAGGGGGATGCCCTCATCGACTTCCGCATCCGGGATTCTTTCCCCTATTTTTCGGCGCGGGCAATCCTGGACGATCGGCCGGCGGCCGGGAGCCTCCGGGGGAAGATCGTCCTGATCGGCGCCTGGGCCAAGGGGCTGGGCGATACCCACCAGGTCCCGTCCGGGCAGGAACTCCACGGGGTCGAGGTCCATGCCACCATTATCGACACGCTCCTGTCCGGCACGTTCATCTCGCAGCCCACGTGGGCGCGGGGCGCCGGGCTGTTTGCCGTCCTGCTGCTGGGGGGGTGA
- a CDS encoding OmpA family protein, producing MPRRHGHTWPATILAGLLTAALLALGGGCASRGTVVLMPDPDGHVGKAEVATAGGKQLLERAQEMTVVSGSNPPTSPAAATPGYLAATFAEALAVEPLPSEKFILFFETGRTCLVAESQAAIPAILTAIKRRNAISITISGHTDAVGSVQLNDRLAHERALAIRGLLLQKGVDPQRLTVSSHGKGNPLIPTPDGVAEPRNRRVEVIVR from the coding sequence GTGCCGCGCCGCCATGGCCATACCTGGCCGGCGACCATCCTGGCAGGCCTGCTCACGGCGGCGCTCCTTGCCCTGGGGGGAGGCTGCGCCTCCCGGGGGACGGTCGTCCTGATGCCTGACCCGGACGGACATGTGGGCAAGGCGGAGGTGGCCACCGCGGGGGGAAAACAGTTGCTGGAACGCGCCCAGGAGATGACCGTCGTCTCCGGCTCCAATCCGCCCACGTCCCCGGCTGCGGCCACCCCCGGCTACCTTGCCGCCACCTTCGCCGAGGCGCTGGCGGTCGAACCGCTTCCCTCGGAAAAATTCATCCTCTTTTTCGAAACGGGCAGGACCTGCCTGGTGGCCGAGTCCCAGGCCGCCATCCCCGCTATCCTCACCGCCATCAAGCGGCGCAACGCCATCAGCATCACCATCAGCGGGCATACCGACGCGGTCGGCTCGGTCCAGCTCAACGACAGGCTTGCCCACGAACGTGCCCTGGCGATCAGGGGTCTGCTGCTCCAGAAGGGGGTCGATCCCCAACGTCTGACCGTCTCCTCCCATGGCAAGGGCAACCCCCTGATCCCAACGCCCGACGGGGTTGCTGAACCCAGAAACCGGCGCGTTGAGGTCATTGTGCGCTAG
- a CDS encoding FecR family protein: protein MVRTAKDGSLGIVLADDTTLSLGPNSELSLKEYVFDPKEGKFTFLVRMAKGTFVYLSGLMAKLAPNAIRLEIPEATIAVRGTRLLVEVQE, encoded by the coding sequence GTGGTCAGAACCGCAAAGGACGGCTCTTTGGGCATTGTCCTGGCGGACGACACGACGCTGTCCCTGGGCCCCAACAGCGAACTTTCCCTGAAGGAGTACGTCTTCGACCCCAAAGAGGGCAAATTCACGTTCCTGGTGCGCATGGCCAAGGGCACCTTTGTCTATCTCTCCGGGCTCATGGCGAAACTGGCCCCCAACGCCATCCGGCTGGAAATCCCCGAGGCGACCATTGCCGTTCGGGGGACCAGGCTGTTGGTCGAGGTTCAGGAATAG
- a CDS encoding OmpW family outer membrane protein — translation MKKTIYSCCLALSLFLAVNPAMAGDIKGRLGVTGRLGFLVPADSELSGRNASTDTAFVGGGGFIYGITNNIAAELDITHTDYDVHGFGEGGNAETTNFSLGAQYRFDVTVPQLTPYVGAGLDILINDFSYSDGTKTDVDNTVGVHVSGGVDYFVAKQVALNAQLKAVLSPNADINYLGRKAGNIDPMSISTTFGVRYFFN, via the coding sequence ATGAAGAAGACCATCTATTCCTGCTGTTTGGCCTTGTCGCTATTTCTGGCCGTCAACCCCGCCATGGCGGGCGATATCAAGGGTAGGCTCGGCGTCACCGGCAGACTCGGCTTTCTGGTCCCGGCCGACAGCGAGCTGTCGGGGCGCAACGCCAGCACCGACACCGCTTTCGTCGGGGGCGGCGGCTTTATCTACGGCATAACCAACAACATCGCGGCGGAGCTCGACATCACCCATACCGACTACGATGTCCACGGCTTCGGTGAAGGCGGCAACGCCGAAACCACCAATTTCTCCCTGGGCGCCCAGTACCGTTTCGACGTTACGGTCCCCCAACTGACCCCCTATGTGGGCGCCGGCCTGGATATCCTGATCAACGATTTCAGCTACTCCGACGGGACCAAGACCGACGTGGACAACACCGTGGGTGTCCATGTCAGCGGCGGCGTCGACTATTTCGTAGCCAAACAGGTTGCCCTGAACGCCCAGCTCAAGGCGGTCCTGAGCCCCAACGCCGACATCAACTATCTGGGAAGGAAAGCCGGCAACATAGACCCCATGAGCATCTCCACGACCTTTGGCGTGCGATACTTCTTCAACTAG
- a CDS encoding thioredoxin domain-containing protein: MRARGEHAMPDYIVTCTSCGAANRIPADKEGKRGRCGTCRATLPPLYHRPQQLTEQTFDAFVQNYPGPVLVEFWAPWUPHCVSFAPAVRTAAERLAGKAAVCQVDTQQNPALAARFGVRGIPDVVLLRNGRAASRLAGAQSVEALLAWFHQQQ, from the coding sequence ATGAGGGCACGAGGAGAACATGCGATGCCGGACTATATCGTCACCTGCACATCATGCGGCGCAGCCAATCGCATCCCCGCCGACAAGGAGGGGAAAAGGGGGCGGTGCGGCACCTGCCGCGCCACCCTTCCGCCGCTGTACCACCGCCCGCAGCAGCTTACGGAACAGACCTTCGACGCCTTCGTGCAGAACTATCCGGGGCCGGTCCTGGTGGAGTTCTGGGCCCCCTGGTGACCGCACTGTGTCTCATTCGCACCGGCGGTGCGGACAGCAGCGGAACGACTCGCGGGAAAGGCGGCGGTCTGCCAGGTGGATACCCAGCAGAACCCGGCCCTTGCAGCACGGTTCGGCGTGCGGGGCATACCGGACGTCGTGCTGCTGCGCAACGGCAGGGCCGCCTCCCGGCTCGCCGGGGCCCAGAGCGTTGAGGCCTTGCTGGCCTGGTTCCACCAGCAGCAATAG
- a CDS encoding MBL fold metallo-hydrolase, translated as MKRATGFFVPLIIVAAIYLSGAAAQGLPASAAGDALTIAEAAAALPVPGAAAPLAHPPETTSTRSLGPFAPPFTSIAPVQLFDNLYFVGTTAVGAFVVDTGDGLVMLDTGCGATDAALMTADMKKLGLDPSRIKLILLSHEHFDHYGGVQYLKKHVCPNAKVALSLIGWNMLQTVPMEFAYLGPRPQSVDIYLSDGMKIKVGATTFQVVATPGHSAGCMSFIIPVTDHGEPHVVGIMGGSAVWATPHEARLYKSSIEYFKAFAAAAGCDAGLGVHSQEATFAPLRARKPGEANPLVLGTEKFDTVYLQKYRDQYRSVLDSGKMQPYPGLVLPSRHATAPEPAK; from the coding sequence ATGAAACGAGCCACCGGTTTCTTTGTTCCACTCATTATCGTGGCAGCCATCTACCTATCCGGCGCTGCAGCCCAGGGGCTGCCGGCGTCGGCAGCTGGTGACGCGCTTACCATCGCCGAAGCGGCCGCCGCACTTCCGGTGCCCGGAGCGGCCGCCCCTCTTGCCCATCCGCCTGAGACAACCTCCACCCGATCCCTAGGCCCCTTTGCCCCGCCCTTTACCTCCATAGCCCCGGTACAGTTGTTCGATAATCTCTACTTCGTCGGCACGACTGCCGTAGGTGCGTTCGTAGTCGATACCGGTGACGGTTTGGTCATGCTCGACACCGGTTGCGGTGCTACGGATGCCGCCCTCATGACGGCTGATATGAAAAAGCTGGGGCTCGACCCGTCCCGCATCAAGCTGATACTCCTGTCTCACGAACATTTCGATCACTATGGCGGCGTCCAGTATCTCAAGAAGCATGTGTGCCCCAATGCCAAGGTTGCCTTGAGTCTCATCGGCTGGAATATGCTCCAAACCGTCCCCATGGAGTTTGCCTATCTCGGCCCTCGGCCCCAATCCGTTGACATTTATCTGAGCGACGGGATGAAGATCAAGGTGGGGGCTACGACCTTTCAGGTTGTGGCTACGCCGGGGCATAGCGCGGGGTGCATGTCTTTCATTATTCCCGTAACGGACCACGGCGAGCCCCATGTGGTCGGCATCATGGGCGGATCTGCGGTCTGGGCGACCCCGCATGAAGCCCGGCTGTACAAATCCTCAATCGAGTATTTCAAGGCGTTTGCCGCGGCGGCCGGATGTGATGCGGGGTTGGGCGTTCATTCCCAGGAGGCTACGTTTGCGCCGCTTCGCGCCCGTAAGCCGGGTGAGGCCAATCCACTTGTACTCGGAACGGAGAAGTTCGATACCGTGTATCTGCAAAAGTATCGGGATCAGTATCGCTCCGTGCTCGACTCGGGGAAGATGCAGCCATATCCGGGGCTGGTGCTGCCATCCCGGCACGCGACTGCGCCGGAGCCGGCAAAATGA
- the shc gene encoding squalene--hopene cyclase: protein MIHSKTKTKLNIIEGGRSAKQAEAGGSADTFLHVEAVLEKAAHQLASLQNDDGHWVFELEADVTIPAEYVMLQRFLGRSIDDATASRLSSYLLDRQLPDGSWPLYAVDGNANISASVKAYFALKLLGHDKNAPHMVRARQIILALGGAARCNVFTRITLALFGQVPWHTPPAMPIEIMLLPRWFFFHLSKISYWSRTVIVPLLILYAKQPVCALRHDEGIAELFSTPPDMLGNLDHFRHRAWRKNVFIVLDRILKRTMHHIPARVSARALRLAEQWTRERMQGEGGIGAIYPAMANAVMALKTLGCREDDPDYVRGIAALDDLLVHRTPVPDAPPPSPFAGGIDRSSAAPDLLPSRHAATARDDHFSLCQPCNSPVWDTCLSLSALVETGIPRNLFSVDEAMKWLFDRQIATPGDWSGKCPDLACGGWAFQYENTLYPDVDDTSKVLMGLFRAGALEREEYREKITTAVRWVIGMQNSDGGWGAFDIDNDYLYLNDIPFADHGALLDPSTSDLTGRCIEMLGTLGYGPEFPPIAQGIAYLKQEQEAFGGWFGRWGVNYIYGTWSVLSGLHQVGEDMQKPYVRKAVEWLVGCQNGDGGWGETCASYDDPSLAGSGASTPSQTAWALLALMAAGETERPEVQRGVQYLVDRYHGGWEERHFTGTGFPRVFYLRYHGYRLFFPVWALGAYLRRRRGAPTVQDAVRRRYMGGVSWLKLQ, encoded by the coding sequence ATGATCCATAGCAAAACGAAAACGAAACTGAATATCATAGAAGGGGGCAGGAGCGCCAAACAGGCGGAAGCGGGGGGCTCCGCCGACACCTTCCTCCACGTCGAGGCGGTGCTGGAAAAGGCCGCCCATCAACTCGCCTCATTGCAGAATGACGACGGGCACTGGGTGTTCGAACTGGAAGCGGATGTGACGATCCCGGCGGAATACGTCATGCTGCAGCGGTTTCTCGGCCGCAGCATCGACGACGCAACGGCTTCCCGCCTCTCCTCCTATCTCCTCGACCGCCAACTGCCGGACGGCAGTTGGCCCTTATACGCCGTGGACGGCAACGCCAACATCAGTGCTTCGGTAAAAGCCTATTTTGCCCTCAAACTGCTCGGCCACGACAAAAACGCGCCGCACATGGTGCGAGCCCGGCAGATCATCCTCGCCCTCGGCGGCGCGGCGCGCTGCAACGTCTTCACCAGGATCACCCTCGCCCTCTTCGGCCAGGTCCCCTGGCATACGCCTCCCGCCATGCCGATAGAGATCATGCTGCTCCCGCGCTGGTTCTTTTTCCATCTCAGCAAGATATCCTACTGGTCGAGAACGGTCATCGTGCCGCTGCTGATCCTCTATGCGAAACAGCCGGTCTGTGCGCTGCGCCACGACGAGGGGATCGCCGAACTGTTCAGCACCCCTCCCGATATGCTGGGCAATCTGGACCACTTCCGGCACCGCGCCTGGCGGAAGAACGTCTTCATCGTCCTCGACCGCATTCTCAAGCGGACCATGCACCACATCCCCGCACGGGTCAGTGCCCGCGCCCTGCGCCTGGCCGAACAATGGACCCGCGAGCGCATGCAGGGGGAGGGAGGCATCGGGGCCATCTACCCCGCCATGGCCAATGCGGTCATGGCGTTGAAAACCCTCGGCTGCCGGGAGGACGATCCCGATTACGTGCGCGGAATCGCGGCCCTCGACGACCTGCTGGTTCACCGGACGCCCGTGCCCGACGCCCCGCCCCCTAGTCCCTTTGCGGGGGGCATCGACCGTTCTTCGGCGGCCCCGGACCTGCTCCCGTCGCGGCATGCGGCGACGGCCCGGGATGACCATTTCAGCCTGTGCCAGCCGTGCAACTCCCCGGTATGGGACACCTGCCTGAGCCTGTCGGCCCTGGTGGAAACAGGGATACCGCGGAATCTGTTCTCCGTGGACGAGGCCATGAAGTGGCTTTTCGACCGCCAGATCGCCACGCCGGGCGACTGGTCGGGCAAGTGCCCCGACCTGGCGTGCGGCGGTTGGGCCTTTCAGTACGAAAACACCCTGTACCCCGATGTCGACGACACCTCCAAAGTCCTGATGGGGCTTTTCCGGGCCGGGGCGCTGGAGCGGGAGGAGTACCGGGAAAAGATCACCACGGCGGTCCGGTGGGTCATCGGGATGCAGAATTCCGACGGCGGCTGGGGCGCTTTCGATATCGACAACGACTACCTGTACCTGAACGATATCCCCTTTGCCGATCATGGCGCCCTGCTCGACCCCAGCACCTCCGATCTCACGGGGCGCTGTATCGAAATGTTGGGCACGCTCGGCTACGGCCCGGAATTCCCCCCGATCGCCCAGGGGATCGCCTACCTGAAGCAGGAACAGGAGGCGTTCGGGGGCTGGTTCGGCAGGTGGGGGGTCAACTACATCTACGGCACCTGGTCCGTGCTCTCCGGCCTGCATCAGGTCGGGGAGGACATGCAAAAACCGTATGTCAGGAAGGCGGTGGAGTGGCTCGTGGGGTGCCAGAACGGGGACGGCGGTTGGGGGGAGACATGCGCCAGCTACGACGACCCGTCATTGGCCGGCAGCGGGGCCAGCACCCCGTCCCAGACCGCATGGGCACTTTTGGCGCTCATGGCCGCCGGGGAAACGGAGCGTCCCGAGGTCCAGCGGGGCGTGCAGTACCTGGTGGATCGTTACCACGGCGGCTGGGAGGAACGACATTTTACCGGGACCGGCTTCCCGAGGGTCTTCTACCTGCGCTACCACGGCTACCGGCTCTTCTTCCCGGTGTGGGCCCTGGGGGCCTACCTGCGGCGCCGCAGAGGAGCGCCGACGGTGCAGGACGCGGTACGCAGAAGATATATGGGCGGGGTATCCTGGCTCAAACTGCAATAA
- a CDS encoding TetR/AcrR family transcriptional regulator — protein sequence MGLKERRIQHKEQFRAEILAAARELFSQEGYSQFSMRKLAARIEHSPTTIYLYFRDKDDLLFYICEDLYASFLKAIVEIRQAEPDPGKALRLVLHQYILFGVSHPEHYKTVFFTSPVVYGSPDSFMTRDTVALRSYRAILELINDCMRCGVLKKCDDAMLAMVFWSAMHGLVASIIFTRDFPMPDTALMAETLIDGLLRGHAP from the coding sequence GTGGGTTTGAAAGAACGGCGCATACAGCACAAGGAACAATTCCGCGCGGAGATCCTGGCCGCAGCGCGGGAACTCTTTTCCCAGGAGGGGTATTCCCAGTTCTCCATGCGCAAGTTGGCCGCCCGGATCGAGCATTCCCCGACCACGATCTACCTCTATTTCCGCGACAAGGACGACCTGCTCTTTTACATCTGCGAAGATCTCTATGCGTCCTTTCTCAAGGCCATCGTGGAGATCAGGCAGGCCGAGCCCGACCCGGGCAAGGCGCTCCGCCTCGTCCTCCACCAGTACATCCTGTTCGGCGTCTCCCATCCCGAGCACTACAAGACGGTGTTTTTCACCAGCCCAGTGGTCTACGGCTCGCCGGACAGCTTTATGACGCGGGATACGGTCGCCTTGCGCTCGTACCGGGCCATCCTTGAGCTCATCAACGACTGCATGCGGTGCGGCGTTCTGAAAAAATGCGACGACGCCATGCTCGCAATGGTGTTCTGGAGCGCCATGCACGGCCTGGTGGCCAGCATCATCTTCACCAGGGACTTCCCCATGCCCGATACCGCGCTCATGGCCGAGACCCTGATAGACGGACTCCTGAGGGGTCACGCCCCGTAA
- a CDS encoding MarR family winged helix-turn-helix transcriptional regulator translates to MIDADDALGYVINAVARKFSQLFNMRFKAYGITSEQWSILSKLVDYHGISQRELSTITEKDPNNITKLLDQLEKKGWVKRADHPTDRRSYVLLVTELGDQLARQLKPLDQQLFVELTTSLTNDEVEVFKKILYQINQGLSDKIAKG, encoded by the coding sequence ATGATAGACGCTGATGATGCGCTGGGCTATGTTATCAACGCCGTCGCGAGGAAGTTCAGCCAGTTGTTCAACATGCGGTTCAAGGCTTACGGCATCACGTCGGAGCAATGGTCCATTCTGAGCAAGCTGGTGGATTACCACGGGATATCGCAGCGCGAGCTGTCCACCATAACGGAAAAAGATCCCAATAATATTACGAAACTTCTGGACCAGTTGGAAAAAAAAGGGTGGGTGAAGCGGGCCGATCACCCGACGGACCGCCGTTCCTATGTGTTGCTGGTCACGGAACTGGGTGACCAGCTGGCGCGCCAGCTCAAGCCGCTGGACCAGCAACTGTTCGTGGAACTGACGACCTCTTTGACGAACGATGAGGTCGAGGTGTTCAAAAAGATTCTCTACCAGATAAATCAAGGCCTGAGCGACAAGATCGCCAAGGGGTAG
- a CDS encoding twin-arginine translocase TatA/TatE family subunit translates to MFGFGIPELLIVGAIVILIFGVGKLPEIGSSVGKAISNFKKAADGKDQIELTPKGES, encoded by the coding sequence ATGTTCGGTTTCGGCATTCCCGAACTACTCATTGTCGGGGCTATTGTCATATTGATATTCGGCGTGGGCAAACTGCCGGAGATCGGCAGCTCGGTCGGCAAGGCCATCAGCAATTTCAAGAAGGCCGCCGACGGCAAGGACCAGATCGAGCTTACCCCCAAGGGGGAGAGTTAG